The Rhododendron vialii isolate Sample 1 chromosome 6a, ASM3025357v1 genome includes a window with the following:
- the LOC131329972 gene encoding rust resistance kinase Lr10-like, with translation MFDTIEGFLRSQNNLMPIRYSYSQIKKMSRGFKDKLGEGGYGSVYKGKLRSGYDAAIKILGKPKSNGQEFINEVATIGRIHHVNVVRLIGFCATRSKRALVYEFMPNGSLEKYLFSQEGSISLSCKQMFDISVGVAHGIEYLHRGCDMQILHFDIKPHNILLDENFNPKVSDFGLAKLYPTDDSMVSLTAARGTMGYMAPELFYKNIGRVSYKDDVYSYGMLLMEMACRRRNLNAFANHTSQIYFPSWVYDQFKEGKEIDMGEATDEEREMVRKMVITALWCIQMRPSDRPSMNKVVEMLEGTAEALEMPPKPFLTPQEMPIEDQ, from the exons ATGTTTGATACCATTGAAGGTTTTCTACGAAGTCAGAACAACCTAATGCCGATTAGGTACTCATACTCCCAAATAAAGAAGATGAGCAGAGGTTTCAAGGACAAGTTGGGGGAAGGAGGCTATGGTTCTGTATACAAAGGAAAGCTCCGGAGCGGTTATGACGCGGCAATAAAGATATTAGGAAAGCCCAAATCCAATGGCCAAGAATTCATCAATGAAGTTGCTACCATCGGAAGGATTCATCATGTCAATGTGGTCCGGCTAATCGGATTCTGTGCTACGAGATCTAAACGAGCTCTTGTTTACGAATTTATGCCTAATGGCTCTCTTGAGAAATACTTATTCTCCCAAGAAGGAAGCATCTCCTTGAGTTGCAAGCAAATGTTTGACATTTCTGTTGGAGTGGCGCATGGGATTGAATATTTGCATCGAGGTTGTGATATGCAAAT TCTACATTTTGACATCAAGCCTCACAACATTCTTTTAGATGAGAATTTCAATCCAAAAGTTTCGGACTTTGGGTTGGCAAAACTCTATCCGACTGATGATAGCATGGTGTCTCTTACTGCAGCAAGAGGAACAATGGGCTACATGGCTCCAGAGTTGTTCTACAAAAACATTGGACGCGTTTCGTACAAAGATGATGTTTATAGTTATGGGATGTTGTTGATGGAAATGGCATGCAGGAGGAGGAACTTAAATGCATTCGCCAATCACACAAGCCAAATTTACTTCCCGTCGTGGGTATACGACCAATTCaaagaaggaaaggaaattGATATGGGAGAAGCAACGGACGAGGAAAGGGAGATGGTGAGGAAGATGGTTATAACGGCGTTATGGTGCATCCAAATGAGACCTAGCGATCGTCCTTCGATGAACAAAGTTGTAGAGATGCTTGAAGGAACCGCTGAAGCTCTTGAAATGCCTCCCAAGCCTTTCTTAACTCCTCAAGAGATGCCAATTGAAGATCAATGA
- the LOC131329965 gene encoding uncharacterized protein LOC131329965 → MKEYGVASSWTKLLDVGIGEGIDRLIGFQKEGTLLIDARGDLISFSPVDVLGKVLGIRCNTSNWYKFSLHTDAYVESLVLLGSSEQTKEDEVACEEEKEVEVGCGEEEIQNIQAAGTRVVVGRHSQFEAAKKG, encoded by the exons ATGAAAGAGTATGGCGTGGCAAGCTCTTGGACTAAACTTCTTGATGTGGGTATTGGTGAAGGAATTGACAggttaattggtttccaaaAGGAAGGAACACTCCTGATTGATGCCCGAGGGGATCTCATATCTTTTAGTCCTGTAGATGTACTAGGAAAGGTGCTTGGAATTCGCTGCAATACAAGCAATTGGTATAAGTTCTCACTCCATACAGATGCTTATGTGGAAAGCCTCGTTTTACTTGGAAGTTCGGAGCAAACAAAGGAAGATGAAGTTGCCtgtgaagaagaaaaggaggtTGAAGTTGGGTGTGGTGAAGAAGAAATACAAAATATACAAGCAGCAGGAACCAG GGTTGTGGTGGGACGACACAGTCAATTTGAGGCTGCAAAGAAAGGTTGA